The following proteins are co-located in the Amycolatopsis tolypomycina genome:
- a CDS encoding YbaB/EbfC family nucleoid-associated protein, whose translation MKDQMDTLLENFERQTAQLRDAQAAAAETTAEVTSPDGLVRATIDAGGGLAKLEFAPSTFERTTPAQLANTVQSLVRQGSLQVKQKIATLMAPITEGLPDLADLVEGAPSLAGLVPPIPGFDELTEAPPAPRPESFEEGGSILRNEQATPPPPPMPAPKPAPKRVRPPRDDDEEPPSSWMTRGD comes from the coding sequence ATGAAAGACCAGATGGACACCCTCCTGGAGAACTTCGAGCGGCAGACGGCGCAGCTGCGTGACGCCCAGGCGGCGGCCGCCGAGACCACGGCCGAGGTGACGTCCCCCGACGGGCTGGTCCGCGCCACCATCGACGCCGGCGGCGGCCTCGCGAAACTCGAGTTCGCGCCGAGCACGTTCGAGCGCACGACACCCGCGCAGCTCGCGAACACCGTCCAGTCGCTGGTGCGTCAGGGATCGCTGCAGGTCAAGCAGAAGATCGCGACCCTGATGGCGCCGATCACCGAAGGCCTGCCCGACCTCGCCGACCTGGTCGAGGGCGCGCCGTCGCTGGCCGGGCTGGTGCCGCCGATCCCCGGCTTCGACGAGCTCACCGAGGCACCGCCCGCCCCGCGGCCCGAGTCGTTCGAAGAGGGCGGGTCGATCCTGCGCAACGAGCAGGCGACCCCGCCGCCACCGCCGATGCCGGCCCCGAAGCCCGCGCCCAAGCGCGTCCGCCCGCCGCGTGACGACGACGAGGAGCCGCCGTCGTCCTGGATGACGAGGGGCGACTGA
- a CDS encoding WXG100 family type VII secretion target: MPDGGSGFTAEPDAVLRASNGLVTASDALDNAAKALQSALAAQGECWGADESGKAFAKDYVPGAQGAVEGFTNLVQGLRGMQQNVAKSMKALSGADEDVTSQLSKGQ; this comes from the coding sequence ATGCCGGACGGGGGTTCCGGGTTCACCGCGGAGCCGGACGCGGTCCTGCGCGCGTCGAACGGCCTGGTGACGGCGTCCGACGCGCTCGACAACGCGGCGAAGGCACTGCAGTCCGCCCTCGCCGCGCAGGGCGAGTGCTGGGGCGCCGACGAGTCCGGCAAGGCGTTCGCCAAGGACTACGTGCCCGGCGCGCAGGGCGCCGTCGAAGGCTTCACCAACCTCGTGCAGGGGTTGCGGGGGATGCAGCAGAACGTCGCCAAGTCGATGAAGGCCCTTTCGGGCGCCGACGAGGACGTGACGTCCCAGCTGAGCAAGGGGCAATGA